One part of the Vicinamibacteria bacterium genome encodes these proteins:
- a CDS encoding SDR family oxidoreductase produces MANRVVVVTGGAKGIGRAVALRLAEEGWSVAFCYRTSSEEARAAAEVMRGKGAPVIEGRYDVSDPRACEAFVSRVLSEWGRIDALINGAGPYHRAPLLETSPESWHEMFDNNLDPVFYMSRLVAGPMKERKWGRIVSFSMANADQMIGQPQLTAHYIAKVGILVLTRSLARILGPFNITVNAISPGFIASGSAPDEELQKMVKNIPAGYVGELSDAVSAVLFLLSEEARYVNGANLHLSGGWGI; encoded by the coding sequence ATGGCCAATCGAGTCGTGGTCGTGACCGGGGGCGCCAAGGGGATTGGGCGGGCGGTTGCTCTTCGTCTCGCAGAAGAGGGCTGGTCTGTCGCCTTCTGCTATCGGACGAGTTCCGAGGAGGCGCGCGCTGCCGCCGAGGTGATGCGCGGAAAGGGAGCGCCCGTGATCGAGGGTCGCTACGACGTCTCCGACCCCCGCGCCTGCGAAGCCTTCGTATCCCGCGTCCTATCCGAGTGGGGGCGAATAGACGCCCTCATCAATGGCGCGGGACCCTACCATCGCGCTCCCCTGCTGGAGACGAGCCCCGAGAGCTGGCACGAGATGTTCGACAATAACCTCGACCCTGTCTTCTACATGAGTCGACTGGTCGCCGGCCCCATGAAGGAGCGAAAGTGGGGACGGATCGTCAGCTTCAGCATGGCCAATGCCGACCAGATGATCGGCCAACCCCAGCTGACGGCCCACTACATCGCCAAGGTTGGCATCCTGGTCCTGACGCGCTCGCTCGCGCGCATCCTCGGCCCATTCAACATTACCGTCAACGCGATATCGCCCGGCTTCATCGCCTCGGGAAGCGCTCCCGACGAAGAGCTGCAGAAGATGGTGAAGAACATCCCCGCCGGATACGTGGGCGAATTGTCGGACGCCGTCTCGGCCGTCCTCTTCCTGCTCTCGGAGGAGGCGCGCTACGTGAACGGCGCCAACCTCCACCTGAGCGGCGGCTGGGGGATCTGA
- a CDS encoding medium chain dehydrogenase/reductase family protein, producing the protein MRQVWITKAGPPEVLEVREAPDPVAGAGKVRIRVRAAGINFSDLLARVGLYPDAPKLPCVVGYEVAGVVDQVGTGVTGFREGDRVLAMPRFGGYTDVLVISAPQVLPMPPAMTFEEGAALPVVYLTAHHMMFYTGALRPGSRVLIHSAAGGVGLAAIQLAKTRQCIILGTASPAKHEFLRAQGCRYPIDSGGDFVPGVRAAVGNAGLDLILDAVGGSSWTKGYDLLAPCGRLVAFGLSAASSGKSRNLLHALGQVLRIKKWSPLTLMNDNKTLTGVNLGHLFGHPEILGPQLQALIAFYEAGQIRPHVDRSFRFEEAAAAHHYIHDRKAVGKVVLVP; encoded by the coding sequence ATGCGCCAGGTGTGGATCACAAAAGCGGGCCCTCCGGAAGTCCTAGAGGTCCGCGAGGCCCCCGACCCTGTGGCCGGTGCGGGCAAGGTACGAATCCGCGTCCGCGCCGCCGGAATCAACTTCTCGGACCTTCTGGCCCGAGTGGGCCTTTATCCCGACGCCCCCAAGCTCCCTTGCGTCGTCGGCTATGAAGTGGCGGGCGTCGTAGATCAGGTCGGCACCGGGGTGACCGGCTTTCGGGAGGGGGACCGCGTCCTGGCGATGCCGCGCTTCGGCGGATACACCGACGTCCTGGTGATCTCAGCCCCCCAGGTCCTGCCCATGCCTCCGGCCATGACCTTTGAGGAAGGGGCTGCCCTGCCTGTCGTCTACCTCACTGCCCATCACATGATGTTCTACACCGGCGCGCTGCGTCCGGGTTCCCGCGTGCTGATCCACTCCGCGGCAGGCGGCGTGGGCCTTGCGGCCATCCAGCTGGCGAAGACCCGTCAGTGCATCATCCTTGGGACCGCCTCTCCGGCCAAGCATGAGTTCCTGCGGGCGCAAGGCTGTCGCTACCCGATCGATTCCGGGGGCGATTTCGTCCCCGGCGTGCGTGCCGCGGTGGGCAACGCGGGCCTCGACCTCATCCTGGATGCCGTAGGAGGGTCGTCCTGGACAAAGGGCTACGATCTCTTGGCCCCTTGCGGTCGACTGGTCGCGTTTGGCCTCTCCGCCGCTTCGAGCGGAAAGAGTCGCAACTTGCTGCACGCTCTAGGCCAGGTGCTGAGAATCAAGAAGTGGAGTCCCCTGACCCTCATGAACGACAACAAGACTCTCACGGGAGTGAACCTGGGCCACCTTTTCGGCCATCCCGAAATTCTGGGCCCGCAGCTTCAGGCTCTCATAGCCTTCTATGAGGCTGGCCAGATCCGGCCACACGTGGACCGGAGCTTCCGGTTCGAGGAGGCGGCTGCGGCGCATCATTACATCCATGACCGTAAGGCGGTCGGTAAGGTCGTGCTGGTTCCCTAG
- a CDS encoding isoprenylcysteine carboxylmethyltransferase family protein — MDFASQRQWINALWILFGLYWSVSAFKSKKTTKRESWSERFRYLLMLAVASALLSPPGAHYRWFGARFVPASNTTAWIGVLLTAAGVAIAFWARWHLGANWSGVVTIKEGHELIRSGPYHSIRHPIYTGILVAILGTAVAIGEVRGLLAVAIAWLSFYLKARREESFLGQEFGDRFAEHRRHTGMFLPPLS, encoded by the coding sequence ATGGACTTCGCATCCCAACGACAGTGGATCAACGCGCTGTGGATTTTATTCGGTTTGTACTGGAGCGTTTCCGCCTTCAAGTCAAAGAAGACGACCAAGCGCGAATCGTGGAGCGAGAGGTTCAGATACCTGCTAATGCTGGCGGTCGCCTCTGCCTTGCTGTCTCCGCCTGGTGCGCACTACCGATGGTTTGGCGCGCGCTTCGTCCCTGCCAGTAATACCACGGCGTGGATCGGTGTCTTGCTGACTGCCGCCGGCGTGGCCATCGCATTTTGGGCACGCTGGCATCTTGGCGCGAACTGGAGCGGTGTCGTCACTATCAAGGAAGGACATGAACTGATTCGCAGCGGCCCTTACCACAGCATTCGTCATCCGATTTATACAGGCATTCTTGTGGCAATCCTGGGCACCGCGGTCGCCATTGGCGAGGTGCGTGGTCTGCTCGCTGTGGCCATCGCCTGGCTCTCCTTTTATCTCAAGGCCCGTCGGGAAGAGTCGTTCCTCGGGCAGGAGTTCGGAGACCGCTTTGCTGAGCACCGCCGCCACACAGGGATGTTCCTGCCCCCCCTCTCTTAA
- a CDS encoding alkaline phosphatase family protein has protein sequence MIIVKENHCFDNYFGTFPGANGARLPRSPNPPPHDPNHEHAAWLTRKTTAVRAQFVEQDIPAYFAYARQYTLCDNYFTDVTGPSSPNHLMLIAGDSPVIVNPHNYRLGPGMQPFNIPSLPENLEANGLTWGNYGGYAFDFIAALRGRNKFPSRQFVTDANGGRIPTVSWVYAPHNESEHPLDNVTLGMQWTVAQVNAVVQSGLWPKTAIFITWDDWGGWLDHVAPENVEQWTDGTQFRYGSRVGCLVLSPFARSGYISKVRHSHVSLLKFCVQQFGVAAPHKRVAAADSMSDCFDFKRQPAAPPKADPTLE, from the coding sequence GTGATCATCGTCAAGGAGAATCACTGCTTCGACAACTATTTCGGTACGTTCCCGGGGGCGAACGGGGCCCGGCTTCCCCGGTCCCCCAATCCCCCACCCCACGATCCGAACCATGAGCACGCAGCTTGGCTCACGCGGAAGACGACAGCGGTTCGCGCCCAGTTCGTCGAACAGGACATCCCGGCATACTTCGCGTACGCACGCCAGTACACGCTGTGCGACAACTACTTCACCGACGTGACGGGGCCATCGTCACCGAACCACTTGATGCTCATCGCGGGTGACTCTCCGGTCATTGTGAACCCCCACAACTATCGCCTTGGTCCCGGCATGCAGCCCTTCAATATTCCGTCCCTGCCGGAGAACTTAGAGGCGAACGGTCTCACCTGGGGAAACTACGGGGGTTACGCGTTCGACTTCATCGCGGCCCTCAGGGGACGAAACAAGTTTCCCAGCCGGCAGTTCGTGACGGACGCAAACGGGGGAAGGATTCCAACCGTGTCCTGGGTGTACGCGCCGCACAATGAGAGCGAGCATCCCCTCGACAACGTCACGCTGGGCATGCAGTGGACGGTCGCTCAGGTCAACGCCGTCGTACAGAGCGGCCTGTGGCCAAAGACCGCCATCTTCATCACCTGGGATGATTGGGGAGGCTGGCTCGATCACGTGGCCCCCGAGAACGTAGAGCAGTGGACCGACGGCACCCAGTTTCGGTACGGCTCACGCGTGGGCTGCTTGGTTCTGAGCCCTTTTGCCCGGAGCGGATACATCTCCAAAGTGAGACACTCGCACGTGAGCCTGCTAAAGTTCTGCGTGCAGCAGTTCGGGGTGGCTGCGCCTCACAAGCGCGTGGCGGCGGCCGATAGCATGTCGGACTGCTTCGATTTCAAGCGTCAGCCGGCTGCGCCTCCGAAGGCAGACCCGACCCTAGAGTAG
- a CDS encoding alpha/beta hydrolase codes for MPQSEVDIMRSVPAWPARVAAAHTIVREIRLDDLYRLDPARLARMRSPTLLLLGGDSPMFFKRAIEAVHASLPNNRIEVIPGQQHTAINTAPELFLRWSSNSS; via the coding sequence ATGCCGCAAAGCGAGGTCGACATCATGCGCTCGGTGCCAGCCTGGCCCGCGCGCGTTGCCGCAGCCCACACGATCGTCCGTGAGATTCGCCTCGACGACCTCTACCGCCTGGATCCAGCGCGGTTGGCCAGGATGCGATCCCCCACGCTCCTCTTGCTCGGCGGTGACAGCCCGATGTTCTTCAAGAGGGCCATCGAAGCCGTCCACGCATCCCTGCCTAACAATCGCATCGAGGTCATACCCGGACAGCAGCACACGGCAATCAACACCGCACCCGAGCTATTCCTTCGCTGGTCCTCGAATTCCTCGTAG
- a CDS encoding alpha/beta fold hydrolase, translating into MALPHFRVLLRALRKARREDARLQQLEPRTTVHLALVVIASSTAQNLSGRVPTRSHVQSKDGTSIAYWQSGRGSALVLVHGTTADHQRWAPILPALEKRFTVYVVDGRGRGGSGDAPNYALERESEDIAAVVDAIGEAVFLLGHSHGAICSLEATLRTSNVSKLILYEPSRMGRFIRQGS; encoded by the coding sequence GTGGCTCTTCCGCACTTCCGTGTGCTCCTCAGAGCGCTGCGAAAGGCTCGACGGGAAGACGCGAGGCTTCAGCAACTCGAACCCCGCACGACCGTACATCTGGCACTTGTTGTGATCGCCAGCTCCACGGCACAAAATCTCAGCGGAAGAGTCCCCACTAGGAGCCACGTTCAATCCAAAGACGGAACCTCTATTGCCTACTGGCAGAGCGGCCGCGGTTCAGCACTGGTGCTCGTCCATGGCACGACCGCCGATCACCAGCGTTGGGCGCCGATCTTGCCCGCGCTCGAGAAGCGTTTCACCGTATATGTCGTCGACGGTCGTGGGCGCGGCGGCAGCGGCGATGCGCCCAACTACGCGCTGGAGCGCGAGTCCGAGGACATCGCAGCGGTCGTCGATGCAATCGGCGAGGCAGTGTTCCTGCTCGGGCACTCTCACGGGGCCATCTGCTCGCTCGAGGCCACCTTGCGCACGTCGAACGTTAGCAAGCTCATTCTGTACGAGCCATCACGGATGGGACGATTTATCCGGCAGGGATCCTAG
- a CDS encoding C39 family peptidase gives MGPLLLQLHCQHRGQLANVPLPLSNRGRVGLYSQRIALLAAVVTFLPACPTPTPSPTPSPINPVGPGPVPTSSLVILPIQPTIQETPVWCWAAAGEMVLRYYGLPNVNPGGDYQCGIVASWFVSAYPECSYNCALCQFTIGPMSNEYQVITLYGVFLRSLGVPSRVLSASLVFRALSADEIKAEVDARRPIVVGIAPGGGFALPNASQHIAVLVGYDLSASGQYVVVNDPFPFEIYPYNQYPHPYLSRGGRQLQVGQFRIPLNTLTTQLLWANSIYHIQ, from the coding sequence ATGGGCCCTCTCCTTCTCCAACTCCACTGCCAACACCGCGGCCAACTCGCGAACGTGCCTCTTCCACTGAGTAACCGAGGCCGCGTGGGGCTCTACTCCCAAAGAATCGCGCTTCTAGCTGCCGTGGTAACGTTTCTACCAGCTTGTCCCACTCCGACTCCTAGTCCAACCCCCAGCCCCATCAACCCCGTCGGACCCGGTCCGGTGCCGACTTCCAGCCTTGTAATTCTGCCAATCCAGCCCACCATCCAAGAGACGCCCGTCTGGTGCTGGGCCGCCGCGGGCGAGATGGTGCTGAGATACTACGGGTTGCCCAATGTCAATCCGGGCGGTGACTACCAGTGTGGAATCGTTGCTTCGTGGTTTGTCAGCGCCTACCCGGAATGCTCTTACAACTGTGCCCTGTGCCAATTTACTATTGGCCCGATGTCGAATGAATATCAAGTGATCACGCTGTACGGCGTCTTCCTACGGAGTCTGGGAGTACCGTCGCGTGTCCTCTCGGCGTCCTTGGTCTTCCGGGCGCTGAGCGCTGACGAGATCAAGGCCGAAGTAGACGCCCGGCGCCCCATCGTCGTCGGGATCGCCCCGGGAGGCGGGTTTGCTCTACCAAACGCTTCACAGCACATAGCCGTGCTGGTCGGTTACGACTTGAGCGCATCCGGCCAATATGTCGTGGTGAACGACCCCTTCCCATTCGAGATCTACCCCTACAACCAATACCCGCATCCGTACCTCTCGCGTGGAGGTCGGCAGTTGCAAGTCGGACAGTTCCGGATCCCACTGAATACGCTTACGACACAACTTCTCTGGGCGAATAGCATCTATCACATTCAATAG
- a CDS encoding DUF2064 domain-containing protein, which yields MPSVVRKALELLAQDEDQVVLGPARDGGVYLVAAARPIEDLESVNWCGWGTRQSLRRALRRAKRPLALLAPLENLDRPCDLDRRPRRTSGA from the coding sequence GTGCCTTCAGTAGTTCGAAAAGCCCTGGAGCTGCTGGCCCAAGACGAGGACCAGGTGGTCCTCGGGCCCGCTCGGGATGGAGGCGTCTATCTGGTCGCCGCGGCCCGGCCCATCGAGGACCTAGAATCCGTCAACTGGTGCGGCTGGGGAACGCGGCAGAGCCTGCGACGCGCCCTGCGCCGCGCGAAAAGACCGTTGGCACTACTGGCCCCCCTTGAGAACCTCGACCGCCCCTGCGATCTGGACCGCCGGCCCCGCCGCACATCTGGCGCTTGA
- a CDS encoding LysE family translocator, translated as MGSGQALLSFTAAAGLLTVTPGLDTALVLRTAAVEGPRRAMLAGAGICVGCLAWGLGASVGLGALLAASELAYDILRIVGASYLIFLGSKLLLRPRSSASGIGESEARPGVQSDAPARCWFVRGFFTNILNPKVGVFYATFLPLFIPAGVNVTAFSMFLASIHAAQGILWFAVLTSATRPLARWLGRPGVVATLDRTTGGVLVGFGLRLALEHHR; from the coding sequence ATGGGCAGCGGACAGGCGCTGTTGTCGTTTACAGCCGCGGCGGGGCTGCTGACGGTCACCCCGGGGCTCGACACGGCGCTGGTTCTCCGGACGGCCGCTGTCGAAGGCCCGCGCCGTGCGATGCTGGCTGGAGCCGGGATCTGTGTCGGCTGCCTGGCTTGGGGACTCGGAGCCTCGGTGGGGCTGGGCGCCCTTCTGGCCGCTTCGGAGCTGGCCTACGACATTCTGCGCATCGTCGGGGCGTCCTACCTGATCTTCCTGGGCAGCAAACTTCTTCTGCGCCCACGCTCTTCCGCCTCAGGAATCGGGGAGTCCGAGGCGAGACCCGGAGTGCAGTCCGACGCTCCGGCTCGGTGCTGGTTTGTTCGCGGATTTTTCACGAACATCCTCAACCCCAAGGTGGGGGTGTTCTACGCTACATTCCTGCCGCTGTTCATCCCGGCCGGCGTCAACGTGACAGCCTTCAGCATGTTCCTTGCGTCGATTCACGCGGCGCAAGGCATCCTATGGTTTGCCGTGTTGACGAGTGCAACCCGGCCGCTTGCCCGCTGGCTTGGGCGCCCCGGTGTCGTGGCGACTCTTGACCGAACCACTGGTGGAGTTCTCGTCGGGTTCGGGCTCCGCCTCGCCCTCGAGCACCACCGGTAG
- a CDS encoding non-heme iron oxygenase ferredoxin subunit, with protein sequence MSERVKVANLSELPPGSGRQVNAGGKALAVFNVDGTIHAIDGTCTHRGGPLGEGELNGTIVTCPWHGGKFDVTTGAVLGPPPPHGVHAYKVTLEGDAIVVEVG encoded by the coding sequence ATGAGTGAGCGAGTGAAAGTGGCGAACCTAAGCGAGCTCCCGCCCGGCTCGGGCCGCCAGGTGAATGCTGGGGGAAAAGCGCTTGCCGTCTTCAATGTCGATGGCACGATCCACGCAATCGACGGGACCTGCACGCACCGTGGGGGCCCTTTGGGAGAAGGGGAGCTGAACGGGACGATCGTCACCTGCCCCTGGCACGGCGGCAAGTTCGATGTAACGACAGGAGCAGTCCTTGGGCCGCCTCCTCCCCACGGGGTGCACGCCTATAAGGTAACCCTCGAGGGCGACGCGATCGTCGTTGAGGTCGGCTAA
- a CDS encoding nuclear transport factor 2 family protein, whose translation MAFLRNIAHEFEEGFNNGDVDRIMRFYGETYVDVNLRHPVQNKAERREYYSQVMRRPGLRVRVQPDDILVRGDLAFVRGTILLTQAPTTGAAPTRTELRYLEVAERTPDGGWQVLWGMDGPVQEYEAGSS comes from the coding sequence GTGGCCTTCTTGCGCAACATTGCGCACGAATTTGAGGAAGGGTTCAACAATGGTGACGTGGACCGGATCATGCGGTTTTACGGCGAGACGTATGTCGATGTGAACCTGAGACACCCAGTCCAGAACAAGGCCGAGCGCCGAGAATACTACTCCCAGGTCATGCGTCGTCCAGGCCTTCGCGTCCGGGTGCAACCGGATGACATTCTCGTCAGAGGCGACCTCGCCTTCGTACGGGGAACGATTCTCCTGACGCAGGCGCCCACTACCGGCGCAGCGCCGACCCGAACCGAGCTACGCTATTTGGAGGTCGCGGAACGCACACCGGACGGAGGCTGGCAAGTGTTATGGGGGATGGACGGCCCCGTTCAGGAATATGAAGCTGGGTCGTCATGA
- a CDS encoding DUF4892 domain-containing protein, with product MVNLDRALCVICMFAGLVTLDAGAADVEGSKDHPLITRYPGSQITEYSQIQYGEYTLPLGIPQDGHFAKSQHLEGKVTRIRYEIPEGRSSLEVFRNYQGALQRGGFASLFTCSGEGQCGNGQGLAEWSAGWCGGCSPRHVSARLPRPEGDVYVSVHIEQDNPSTRAQTQMDMIELKPMDAGLVSVNAESLARDISRTGHVSVYGIYFDTGKADVKPESDATLKEISKLLQQDPKLSLYVVGHTDNVGALASNMDLSRRRAIAVAQVLTTKYGIAEARLNAQGDGPLAPVASNDGEAGRAKNRRVELVKQ from the coding sequence ATGGTGAACCTTGATCGTGCGCTATGTGTTATCTGCATGTTCGCTGGGCTGGTGACGCTGGATGCCGGGGCCGCGGATGTCGAGGGAAGCAAGGATCACCCGCTGATCACGCGGTACCCGGGATCGCAGATCACCGAGTACAGCCAGATACAGTACGGCGAGTACACGCTGCCGCTCGGCATTCCGCAGGACGGTCATTTTGCGAAGAGCCAGCATCTTGAAGGCAAGGTGACGCGAATCCGCTACGAGATCCCGGAAGGGCGCTCCTCCCTTGAGGTGTTTCGCAACTACCAGGGAGCGCTCCAGCGCGGCGGCTTCGCGTCTCTGTTTACCTGTTCCGGCGAAGGGCAATGCGGCAATGGACAAGGGCTCGCGGAGTGGAGTGCCGGCTGGTGTGGGGGCTGCTCGCCGCGCCACGTGTCGGCAAGGCTGCCCCGCCCGGAGGGTGATGTCTACGTGAGCGTCCATATCGAGCAGGATAACCCCAGCACCCGGGCCCAGACGCAAATGGACATGATCGAGTTGAAGCCCATGGACGCAGGCCTGGTCAGTGTAAATGCCGAGTCGCTGGCGCGGGACATTAGTCGCACCGGCCACGTCTCGGTCTATGGCATCTACTTCGACACCGGCAAGGCGGACGTGAAGCCCGAATCCGACGCCACACTCAAGGAAATCTCCAAGCTACTGCAGCAGGACCCCAAGCTCAGTCTCTACGTGGTGGGTCACACGGACAATGTGGGGGCGTTGGCAAGCAACATGGACCTTTCGCGCCGCCGCGCCATTGCCGTGGCTCAGGTGTTGACAACGAAGTATGGGATCGCCGAGGCACGGCTCAACGCTCAGGGAGACGGCCCGCTTGCGCCGGTTGCGTCGAATGACGGTGAAGCCGGCCGCGCCAAGAACCGGCGGGTGGAGCTGGTGAAACAATGA
- a CDS encoding FAD-dependent oxidoreductase yields the protein MGNRINTHVLIVGGGPVGLTLAIDLAQRGIQVTVAETRAGGELPSVKCNHVAARTMETFRRLGLVRAVRDAGLPAEYPNDVAFRTTAIGMELSRILIPCRAKRYTAQAGPDTWWPTPEPPHRINQIYLEPVLFAHAVATPRLSILNRTRVVDFVQGDGGVRATVENLDGGGVSEIFATYLVGCDGAHSIVRQIMGAKFTGDAVVMQTQSTYIRTSRLLGMMARPAWLSVSINPRCSGYLFAIDGRERWLVHNWRPPSEDLATLDRHRCIREILGVESTFEFEILGQEDWTGRRMIADRFRDRRVFLCGDAAHIWVPFAGYGMNAGIADAVNLSWKLAGVINGWAEPAILDAYELERQPVSEQVSRYAMDTSLARESHGNALPDNLEEPGPEGDAVRARVGREAYELNLGQFCCGGLNFGYFYDASPTIAYDGEEAPRYNLYDFRQSTVPGCRTPHLWLRDGRSLYDALGPEFTLLRLDPAVETGRLEAAAAQRGLPLVVLDVDVDDSASLYPRRLVLSRPDQHVAWRGDEPPQDPAGLIDRLRGASSTP from the coding sequence ATGGGCAATCGAATCAATACGCACGTGCTGATCGTCGGTGGTGGACCAGTTGGTCTGACCCTGGCAATCGATCTTGCGCAGCGCGGCATCCAGGTAACGGTCGCTGAGACGCGCGCAGGGGGCGAGCTGCCCAGTGTGAAATGCAATCATGTCGCGGCACGGACGATGGAGACATTTCGTCGGCTCGGACTAGTCCGGGCCGTGCGCGACGCCGGCCTCCCGGCCGAATATCCCAACGACGTTGCGTTCCGAACCACCGCGATAGGGATGGAGCTCTCGCGCATCCTGATTCCGTGTCGTGCCAAGCGTTACACGGCCCAGGCCGGCCCCGACACGTGGTGGCCGACCCCCGAGCCGCCGCATCGAATCAACCAAATCTACCTGGAACCCGTGTTGTTTGCACACGCTGTAGCGACGCCCCGACTTTCCATCTTGAACCGCACGCGGGTTGTTGACTTCGTGCAGGGCGATGGCGGCGTGCGGGCGACCGTCGAGAACCTCGACGGCGGTGGCGTCAGTGAGATCTTTGCGACCTACCTAGTCGGCTGTGATGGCGCCCACTCCATCGTTCGTCAAATCATGGGCGCGAAATTCACTGGCGACGCCGTGGTGATGCAAACGCAGTCAACGTATATCCGTACGTCGCGACTGCTCGGCATGATGGCAAGACCGGCGTGGCTCAGCGTTTCCATCAACCCGCGTTGCAGCGGCTACCTATTTGCCATCGACGGCCGAGAGCGATGGCTGGTCCACAACTGGCGTCCTCCGAGCGAGGACTTGGCGACACTCGACCGCCATCGGTGCATCCGCGAAATCCTGGGTGTGGAATCCACTTTCGAGTTCGAGATTCTTGGACAGGAGGACTGGACCGGCCGCCGCATGATCGCCGATCGGTTTCGCGACCGCCGCGTGTTCTTGTGCGGGGACGCAGCACACATATGGGTACCGTTTGCCGGCTACGGGATGAACGCGGGAATCGCCGATGCCGTGAACCTTTCATGGAAGTTGGCGGGCGTAATCAACGGCTGGGCTGAGCCCGCAATCTTAGACGCCTATGAGCTAGAGCGCCAACCGGTCAGCGAGCAGGTTTCGCGTTACGCGATGGATACGTCACTCGCACGAGAATCACACGGAAACGCGCTCCCCGACAACTTAGAGGAGCCCGGACCTGAGGGCGACGCGGTACGAGCACGCGTCGGCAGGGAGGCTTACGAACTCAACCTTGGCCAGTTCTGCTGCGGCGGCCTGAACTTCGGCTATTTCTATGATGCCTCCCCAACAATTGCCTACGACGGCGAGGAGGCACCCAGATACAACCTGTATGACTTCCGCCAGTCTACTGTTCCTGGATGCCGCACGCCCCATCTGTGGTTACGCGACGGGAGATCACTGTACGACGCGCTGGGACCGGAGTTTACTCTGCTGCGTCTCGATCCTGCCGTCGAAACTGGCCGCCTTGAGGCGGCGGCTGCACAGCGTGGGCTACCCCTCGTTGTGCTCGATGTGGACGTGGACGATAGCGCCTCGCTCTATCCACGTAGACTGGTCCTCTCCCGCCCAGATCAGCACGTGGCCTGGCGTGGCGATGAGCCGCCACAAGACCCTGCAGGCCTGATCGACCGTCTCCGGGGTGCATCCTCGACTCCGTAG